aaatgaatatatatatatatgtgtgtgtgtgtatgtatatacacaatatacagttGTGGAGTAATAAGTtacaaaataaaactatgaaatgtgctgctgtacatattccgtatgtgcagttactctgaggtagataataaatgagatgcaggttctcaggggatagaatactgatatagaaatcttccagattgtaTAGGCTATGGATTgaagatgtacaagatgtcaatctatatgtgtaagtacagaAGCCTTCAGAGATGTTGTTAAAGCTCAGTCTTCTCAGTAATGGTTTCTTGACACAGACACATCCTCTCACATTCATAAAATCAAGTTATTTTCTTGTAGTGAAAGAATGGACACAAACACCTGCggttgttttcagatctgaattaAGAGTGATGCTTGACTGTCTCATTctttcagagatgaaagcttgaaGTATTATCTGATGGGAATCGTATTGGTGGTATACCAgatatatttctctatatttttaagaatattttgAACTTTAAAGAAAAACTCCAAGAAAAGCACAAATTCTGTCCACTTTTTCTTAGGTAGATGTAATTCAGTAAATGGGACTAATTCCTATCCACTTCTGTTATGAGGTATTTAGCAGGACTTTAAAGGAACTGACTACATTGGCCATTCTGAATTTTATAAGAGGTGACAttctgaggtttttttttttcagttaaatttcacaGAGGGAATCTGAAAAACTTGAGACGAAGTTTTTCAGggtatgattatgattatgagTATAAGGAGTGTGACACACAAATGTCTTCTAAAATACCAGTGTTTTTATTACTTCTATTTACCTTAATGAAGCAGCTCAGCTGGAGTAGCCTACCTGCCAAATCTTCAGGTGTAGTGTTATGTAGGTGTGGGGCTGGTCAGGTGACAGTGAGttctttaaaaagacatttggGTGAATCAGTGCAAGGTATGGCTCCATAGCTCAATGGTTAGAACTCTCATTTTATAAACCGGGGTTGTGAGTTCAATCTTCGCCGGGGCCTAAAAGATGACTTTAAACTCCAAACAAAAGACCACCAAGAACACTTGAATCTAGACACACGTTGTAACTTAGCAATAACACAAATCCTTCAAAATAATATTCAGCAGTGTGACATGATTAGACGACACTCAGATAAAAAGGAACcataaatatttcaataaataaaaattttctttttttaaggtgatgtgtgatgtggtgtGTGGTATTAGTGAATGGACAAAGAAACAAATAGCAAAGTTGTAAACAGTTTTGTTTTACAATGATCTGAGTTTGGTGGAATGTTTTGATAAGCGATGACAAGTATCATAGCaagagtgttcatggctctatatagaactattttctttactaaagaacccttgaagaactaccTTTTTAAGGGTATATCATTATTCAAGAAATTTTGCCTGTGGTAATAAGGAGGAATGAGACAGAATAGACATTTTGACCTGACTCACACATATCCAGCTCTACCCTGGGCTATGTTTGCCCTGACCAATTAATCTTGGCGGGCAAACAGCAGCATTCAGCAATGCAGGTTAGTTTGTTTACATCAGTTTTTCACACCGAACAAAAAGGGAAGACTTGCTGAGAGTTAGAGGAGGAATGCTGACATCTTGACTTGCTCCCAAGATTTCAATCCCATCATGTAAATCAAACGTGATTGTCAGCAAGTAATGAGAAAAGTAGAAtcttaattaaaagtaaaatagctACCAAAATACAAACTCCAGTAGTTGAAGGATGTTAGGCACTTatggactgtttttggtatattttCACTAGAGGTTTGAAAGTGCGAAGTGtgagcaacagcaaagcagcccAAGTGCTGCATCAACAGAACTGAATGAAATGACAATCAAAAAGGAATTGGAGGCTCGTTGTCATTTCTGCTATTAATCAAAATGGAATTAGAGGCTAGTTTCCATTTCTGATATGATGTATTTAAGGGAATTCAAACTTTCAGAATAGTTCTGTTGATTTgttaacaattctgactcagtaagtttctctatagatagatagatagataaacctTTAGTGTCCATTGCCCACGCAGCAGTCCAAGAGGATATATGCAGCTGGCAGGGAAAATATTAAAGGCCTTCGAAAATGTCTCTAGCAGTACTATTATTTATCTCCACTACGGAAGCTCAGCTGAATGAGTCTTTCTGCCAAATCTTACAGGTATGTCCTCACACAGGTGTGGTCCAAGTCCTGAGCCTTTCATGATGACACGATTGCCACAGCACCAGGCAGGGCTCCATAGCTCAGTGGTTAGAGCACTGGTCTTGTAAACCAGGGGTCGCGAGTTCAATCCTCGCTGGGGCCTTAATATTGCTTTTGAGTTCTAGATAAAAGCCCACCAAGGACATGACAGCCACATAAAACTCCTTAAAATAGTACATGATTATGATACTTGCTCCCTAATGGCCACTCATGTCAGACTAGTTCCTAATTAAAAGAATGCTTGTGATGACACAATACAATCTTTGTTGCTTTATTAGGACCTGTTTAACTTATAGGTtcacccacagacacacaaaatttgttagccatcctctagccTAAGAGTGTTTAACTCTAGATCTTAAATCCACCTGGATTCTGGTCCTGGACTTTGTTTTTAGCAGAGCTAATCCTCCTGAActtgaatccagtttccagGAGAAATAACTGGATGTGAAGGTACTCTTCTCCAGCCTTTGCATCAGGTTTTATTTTCTAACAGCACAACCTTTCCTGGCAATGCATTACAGTCAAAAGCTTATCAAACATAAACAACATTCAGAACAAGTTAGAACCCTCCTGAGATTTTCCTGCTATAATTAATGTAAGTAATAAGTGAATAATAAAGTAGAGGTAACATACTTTaacaaagaaaagttttttgttttttttttaaaccaaatttAAATTCAGtcaacagcagggggcagcaaAACAACACTGAACATTGAACAGGCAGAGCAGGACCacttcaaaatgtaaatatttatttacaaataagtTACAGAAACTCATAATAACCTACAAAATAACTTGACGCATCCAACAACCAACACCTGGATGAAGATGTTCACCACTGATGTCTGCAATGAACTATATATGCACCTGGCAATTGAATAACAATTCTTACAAAACAATAATCTATAAGTCtcttttatgatttatttgtcCTTCTACTGAAGCCCTCAGTAGTACCTTAAGTTCCTTAAGACATCTACTGAAAGGGGTTCGAGGCCTGTCTGTACCTCTTAAAATCATTCAGCAAAGGTACGTTTATCTGTGCGTGATATTCTCTCAGGGCACGATGCAGGTGGCCTTTCGCAGAGCCAGATATCCAGCCACTACATCTGTAGGAAGCAGCCTGATGTAGGAGAACTCTTCAGATGAAGTGAAGCGCAGTTTGGTCTGAGGGTCTGTGTAGTTTGCCTGGAGAACAATGTGGCCCAAAACAGTTTCATATGCACCAACGCATACAATGCACACAAACTACAAACACGGTCAAAACCTTTCATAAGAGCCTCCTTAGTGTCATGAGCTTCTATTTTGGCTAATGACTTCTTTTTGTAAATAACTTTGTATCACTGACTTTTACCTTTGCATGTCACTGTGCTTGCTGTTTCAAATTATGGCAACATATGACCGACTTGTATTTATGTACTTACCTAATCACATATAGCATACATAATATAGAAATAGCATTTACATAGACATCACAAAAGTGATATGTGGAGAAACAATGCTTACTCACTGGTAATCCTGATATATCAGAGTACTTTTTAGGAGGCTTCATTGAAGGAGGTGCATCTATATTATAATCTGTTGGAAGGAGCCAGAAGACATTTCTTTAGACACACATTCAAAAAGTAATCTTGACAGAAAAGCCATTTAAATTTGAATTGAGGAGTTCTTAGACGTACAGGTTGGATCACTGAGTTTCCAGGGCAGCGCTCTCTCTGCTGCCAGAATTTGCTTCAGATTCTTCCATGTCCGATTCTTCTTCCCCGCTGCTGCCCCACCAATACTTGAGTGCTACCAGAAAGAGAAACGCAGAAATTGTTCTATTAATATATATACGCAAATATAGTGTGAGTCATTGTCAGCATCTGGAAATGTTGACACATATCATGGCAACTTAAACTGAGCATATCTAacttttaaagcaatagttcagagcaaaatcagatttacatacattttcttAAATACAGTCAACTGGCCAAGACGTGTTTCGTCCCCAAAGTGTGTTTCTTTAATTTGGACCCAGTATTCTAAAAGTACCAGACGTCTATGAGAACAAACATTCTGGTAGTTCCACTGCAAATCTAAACAAGTCTTGGCTGAAAGACTGTTTTAGGAAGGGGAAAATTGTGAAAACGGTGTAAAGTATTAGCTAGGTTCAGCTTTTTGGACTGTACAAGACAGGTCAACAAGCTCAATCAAGTTGTATACTCTCATTATATCTCACCCAAAGGCAGTTTCAAGTTTAGATGCATAAACTGAGATTCCATCTAAAGGCTTACCACAAACTTTGGGTCTTTAAAAGGCAAAGGCTTGGAGACAGGCTCTGCAGGTGGTGGACAGATATCTGCTGCAGTAAGCAACTTCCCATCTGCTGAATCAACCACcaaaatctaataaaatacacacagagGGAACAACAATCAGCCACAAGTGCAAATAAGTCTGTCAGAAGAGTCAGAAGATCAAAAGTCGCATGATGCCTGCTACTGACACCACAGTGAAAACATTCACTTAGATGCTGAACCTAACATTTCACTAAGGTGGAGTCTCTATAGTGAAGGCAACATATTTAAGCACATAACACTGGAAATTACTTAAGAGTATTGCTCCACAATAGGGGTGCAACAACATATTTTAAAGTTAGATAGATTATTCAATTCTGAGAAGTTCAacttaaattagatttttttgttaaaaatggcTCGATTGTACAGCGCTGCCCAAACTTGCCTGCACAGTTTAATATGGCCTCACTTCAAATTACCCTACGTCCCAGCCCTCGCCAAATGTGAAAACAAAAGTTTTAATCTGACTAATTAAATATATCTTGCATTCTCTTTATGAACGGCCATGAAATGAAAATggtaaaacatttatatttcaaaaaatTACACCTTTTTGAACACTTTTCTGAACTCCCATTGTGAATTTAGAACACACAATTATAAGGCAAGCTTTATGATGTTTCTTCAATTTATTTCAAGTAGTTTAAAGCTTCCAAACAGAGAACAGGTGTTACCCAGTAAGGAATACCTAGTTTTAGTCTGTCCCAGAGTGCTTTCCAACGTACAAAAAAAGTTAACACGGTACACTAAGTAGTAGTGCACATAGGTAAATTAATAGGAGGATGTAATTCAAGGTGGATTTTGAAGGGCTTCTTCATGCCAGAGAAATGACATAtcccatatatatatttttttaatccagaCAAATAATAAATCTTCAAAAGAGAACAGATACCAACCGGCAAACAAAACCTGGTTTTAATCGATCAAAATTGTCTGTTGAGCAAATGAATAGATGTTTTAGAGGGACACTAATGGCTATATTAATGTTAGGCCAGACAACTGACAGGCCCTAAACAGAGTATCAGTCTTatcattctaaaaaaaaaaaaaccctggttTTAGTCTTGCACATAGTCATTTTATACCCTTTAaactgatagatagataagtAGCTGGGAGGATAGATTGCTAGATAAGTAGCTGGGAGgatggctggctggctggctagACAGATAAGTAGCTGGGAGGATGGCTAGACATAAGTAGctgggaggatggatggatggctagataaatagatagatagataagtgGCTGGGAGGATGGAtggctagatagatagataagcagCTGGGAGGATGGCtggctagatagatagatagatagatagatagatagatagatagatagatagatagatagatagatagataagtaACTGGGAGACTAGATAGACAGATagtcagatagacagatagataggtagatagatagatagatagatagatagatagatagatactttattgatccctgAGGACATTTGTCAACACTCAGCTATAGTGCACACAGATAAATGAAGAAGCTAAAACTCCAGAGGGATACACAGGACCTTCATTATGTCAGGCCCGACTAATGAGAAATATCCAAAGAAGTACCAGTCTCACCCTGTAGAAAACAAGATTTTAGTCTGGTCACCAGTGATTTTATGCTTTAAAACTGTTAAcactgaattcagaaccatcagctaACTGTGTTTTGCACGCAGAATAATtagacctctgcgtttaacccatccgtgcagtgcaacccacatatatgcacaccagcaaacacacacactagaaggcagtgaggacacttgcccagagcaatgggcagccctatccacagcatctggggaacagttgggggttaggtgactTGCTCAAGgccacttcagtcacgtaccgTCAGCCGAGGGGGTCAAAACGGCAACCTTCGGGCCACATGgctgggtccctaacctccagcccacgaccagACCGAAACCACATTTTTCTTACAGGAAGAAACTGGTATACCATTTGGCCGGTTATTTATCTGACCCGATATGAATGAGATCTTGAACATGCCTCTGAAATGTAGCTTCCAAGCTGTTTACCTGTGTGCACTACTGCTCACTGTTCCATGTTACcagtttttattttaggttTGAGACTGGCTCTCTTATTGGAATCAGTCACTTGTCTCACCCCATGTGAAAAGACCCCTCTGTAATTCCAGCTTcttattcatttacttttaaaCACTACTTCTGAATGTGCTATATTATCAGCTACTTCTGAGGCCAGAGAATACTGAGAGGGATTAAATCTACTTTTTCTCCTCAGCCATCACAGACCAGACCACAGACACGTTTTTCTTAAAGGAGAAATTTTGCCTGAATGTTTTACTTTAAACTACTTGAAATAAAACTATGCAGCTACAATAAAATGACACGGCCAAAAGCAACTGAAGGCACATAATACTGCAAAAAtctaatatttacattatagTCATTTTTTCCCAATGGCAAGAATACCACAGTGCACATTCTCAACTGTTCAACATTACTTAGTTCATGTGACtctgcaaaaacagaaaaacgtgAACATTTCTTTAGTTTACGAATACGGAGCCAACTTCAGCCGGCGAACGAGCAGCCGAACGGATCAGAAGCTGCTAATAAAAAGGTCTCGTTTGAACCCTCCTGTCGGCTCTGACCTGAGCTTGTCCAGCGCCTGATGAGGACTgtactttcttcttcttgctgcTGTTGGTCTGAAGCGGCTGCGCTGAGGCGGGACTCGCGACTCTTTTCTTCCCTTTCGACTGAGCAGCCGTTAAAACCGGCACAAGTTTAATGGTACCGGCAGCCGCTGAACTGAACTCTCCGGTCAGAGAGGAGCCGGGAGTGGACGGTGCTGCCATGAGCGTTAACGGAGGTCAGCAATACACTCCGTGGACATACTGTTAGCAACATGCTAACAAATAACAGCACCACTCGTGATACAGAAATTAATGTCCGTCTCAATTCCACCTGAAAAAATACGTTCCGCCATGTTTGTAGTTCCGCGTCGTGGTTGCCGCCGGtttcagacaaacaaacaaaaagcgaaattgaaaaacaagcaaacagcaaaatcataaataaacaaaccgagaaaatatataacaaaaaactgtaaaacgtataataaaaactataaaaaaatgtaaaagtgccTTATATGCTATGCCTGTGAACATGTGCTGAAATAATTATATAACAGCCTATAAAATCATATACAATCTCTTTGAATTTCACAAACCAGATATGATGTACTGCACATACCTGCAATTACATAAAagaaggaataaataaataagtgaatcAAGCAGTTCCCATAAGCCATTGGCCCTGCACTCAGACTTGGGCTAAATGTGATTTGTATTTGAACCATGGCCAGCAcattctctttcccctctcctAACAGTTAGCACAGAAATTAAGTTTGATTTATGCTTTATGACAAGCTACCTCGTTATGGAATATGGGACGATAATGGCATTTACATTTCAATCTCATCCATTGCCCAGGAACAAAATGACTAATTAACTTTGGGCACAAGCAGGCCTGTAGGTGTGCCTTGGAGCCAattcattctccctctctctctcgagtTAAAGACAATACCCACCTCAGTGCTTATgggcaaaaaagagagaaagaaatccaTTATTCATACTATAGTAATAGCATTTGGAAGATTTACAGTGCCAACCATGCAGAGGATGAATAATACATCTTCATCATCCTCTCTTCCTTTACCtcactctgtttttttcttttcttttatcactggagtgagaaagagagagagagagagagagagagagctgcaaGGACAGCTATTACGACAGCCATTTATTAAATGAGTAAGAATAAGTGTGTTTACAGGCCTAGTGTTTGTGAATTAggcatatatgtgtatatatgtgtgtgtgtgtgtgtgtgtgtatatatatatatatatatatatatatatatatatacacacacacacacggtggtGGACAGaagtaaatataatttgttactgtacttagtagtttttttgtgtatctgtactttactgaggtttttccattttgggtgactttttactttcactccactacatttcgaagtcaaatatcttactttttacaccactacattatgtgaaatctgtcattccttttgatggaagaaaaatgtcaaaatgaaagaaatgtgaagcaaatctgagttttttttgacctgttggacatcaccaacccagtgcaagcatgTGATTCAACGTCAGTGAAGCACCGTACAATtatgggagagtctattcaacataaatgatggaactaacctaactttgtgtaaatagaccacaatatagataTAATATACTCGTGACTTGCTGGATattccattccaaaaccatgggcattattACGGAACTGgcctcaactcttctggaaaggctttccacaagactttggagtgtgtctgagggtctttgtgcccattcagtctaaaAAGCATCACAGCTGAagttccaattcatcccaaaggtgttcattgGGGTTATGGTCAGGggtctgtgcaggccactgaaATTCctccaaactcatcaaaccatgtctttatagaccttgcaTTGTGTAGATGTTGTTGCAGTCATGCTGTTGCATTAACATTATTCATAACTGTAACTAAGGGGCTTAgcccaaactctgaaaaacagccccagactgTTATCCatcttccaccaaactttactgttggtacTTTACAGTCCagtaggtaatgttctcctcGCATCTGCCAcacccagatttgtccatcagaccgCCAGATACtaaagtgtgattcatcactccagagtacATGTTTCCATTACTCCAGAATGGAGGTGATGGctccagccaacacttggcattaaACATAGTGATTATGCTTATCTATAGCTGTTCAATCATGGAAACCCAAGTTTTGATGTACAGTCTTGcgctgatgttgcttctagatGCAGGAAGTGAGTGATGCAGCAGAAGTTAGGAGATTTTTTACATGCTGCATGCTTCAGCACTTGGCAGCCCTATGCTGTGGCTAGTCTGCCTCTTCATGCCTGATCTGTTTTTTCTCCTAGACACTTCTATTTCACAATATTAGCACTTATAGTTCatcagggcagatctagcaggacagaaatgtgaagaactgacttgtggcatcCTGAAAtacctttggccatatagtgtataccTCCTTGCTTCTATAAtcatacattttattcaatGATAAAACATTTCTATCCAAACGGGACAGGTTGACAATGCTCCATCCTCAGGACACAAGGGGTCACTGAATATAGTGTAATGAGCCTTTGCAGTCACCACTTCACACATGGGTGATTTTGGACCGACATGTTAGACAGCACTCTTCACTACAGTCATCAAAATACCAACTGAGGGAATATTATCCTTTGAAAGAATGATGTTCCATACCTCCACAGTACCAGAGACCTCTGTACATATGCATGTGTCACACACCTTTTGATTTCCTTGGGGCTGAGAAAAGCTGCAGTCttattttaaatgcaaacaaaagGCGAATGCCACTTCAAAAGAATATGTGTCTTTTTCCCATTTTCACTTTCTGCTCCTTTGTGTTTGCTTTGCATTCCATTATTTGAATAAGCAAGAGTCACTTCATCTGTGCTGTTGTCAGCATCTGACATTATTCCAGCAGAGAGAACATCATGGTTAGGGAGATATATAGAATGATGTGATTGATGAACCATAATTGGTGAAGGCCTTACATGTAATAAGTCACTTTTAGTTTTGTTGTTAAATTCTGTATACACACAACGCAGTAACTAAAAAACATTTGCAATGaaatttgcaattttttttggaTCTTCAGGGTAAATCTCTAGTAATATCTTTGAAAACTCATGAATGaggttaatatgtaaacatcaGAAGGCCTGTTCTACTTTATATTGTTTAACTAATCTAAGGGCAATTCAGTATCTTCAATTCTCcttactgcatgtcttttggactgcaCTCGGAGGAAACTCATAGAGACACGGGGAGAGACCATGATCGCCTGGCCACAGAATCAAGCCCAggctcttcttgctgtgaggtgacagtgctacccactgtgccCCCTGTTGAACAGcatcaatcaataaatcatcATTTCACAGCACATGAATTCAACACCTAAGAAATACgaaaacaaaaaactgcatTGCACATTGTTAATAATATTGCACATTGTTAGTGCTGCACAATGTTAATAATATTGCCCAGAGCTAGTAACTGGCATTAGACCCTAGCCGTGGTAAGTGTCCATAACTTTGATATCCAGTGAAAAGACACTGCTCTTGTGtcttcttgttttgtttttctcagagATTTGTAACACCGACCAGAGGGGAGAAGTTCAAATAAGGTGTTTCCAGAATGTGTAAGAGTCAGACATGGCTGCGTTTTATCACTAAGCCTGTTCAACTGTATGTAGAACATATAATGATAGTAGGATTGGAGGAATATGATTGAGGATTcaagtttggtgaaaaaaacaccaataaccattgttatgcagatgataccACACTCACAGCAGAAAATCTTGAAGACTTGAAGGCCATTATAAGCAAGGTTAACTAACAGGTTAAATAGGACTTCTGCTCAGTATAAAGaagactaaggcccaatcccacttCTTTTCACCCCTACTCCTTATTTTCAACTTACAAGAGGTAATGGTTGAAAACTCggcctacgaaatgggacaaccctcaaataaaaacaaaacaaaacattgcttcattatcAGGTtgctagtgctgctctgtaggcaaccctgcctGTCTTCAatgatagcagagaagggaaaggTTCCGCAACCTCACTcgtgggctttagttacattgagggcatcatatgctttcaaagaggggatataagacaattatttattatcacccaccgctaattctttggtgatatcaAGCTGAAGTAAGATATTCACCaggttcttgttcgaattttccttaaatggtgcagcgttAGAACTgatggactatttaaggtggaatgggaaagttagctagctagctacagagAAATTAAcatgctattagcgattttttgaggctttgttatgaagaaaacaaccataatacattgaaacgacattaaactaagataatacaatgattattgtatttgtaacagagaaaatactttgatttctgggtttctttggtcgctcgtgcagccatcttgctggtttttctctCATAACACTCCCTTTGGAGTGagcctccatttggagggcaaTGTAACCCTAATACTTCACCCtactctatctcaacaaaaattgggacaccctaacacTAGACATGAACGTGCAAaactaagggctaagtggtaggggcgaaaggtgaaatgggattgggctcAATTTATGACACCAGAAAAGACTGCTAACTTTACCATTGGTGGAAAAGATGTGGAAATGGTGGTCAGTTTTTGCCTACTTGGAGGACGAAGCACTCAAGACATTTGACACAGATTGGCACTCGGCAGAACAAGAACATTTGAACAAGATCTTCAAATGCAATAATTTGTCTCTACGAACAAAGATCAGAATAGTCCAGGCTATGGTCGTCTTTGTGGCTCTTTATGGACCTGGAAAATAAACAAGCGAGACTGACAAAATATTGATGCTTTTGAACTTTTTAGAGTACCTTGAatggcaaataaaacaaaatgaatggaTTTTCAACCAAATCAGGCCTCACATTTCACTCTAAGCCCACATAACCAAACCGAAAATCTTATTCTGTACATACTCTGAGAAGAATCAATTCATTGGAAGAGACCATTATACGTATACGAGTTGAAGGCAAAAGAAAGAAGATGACCAAGTGAATACAGTCACAGGAATCATTAACAAAccattcagaagcctgaagacccaaatagaagacaggatattctggagaaacactaccCATATGGATGGCACTTAATGATAATGTATGATGTTAAAGATGTGCAATGATTTTTATTGTCCTATTCCTGATCTGAGATGCAGGTAAAGGCCCTGGAGGGAGGGCAAGTAAGACCCTGTAATCTTTTCTGCAGTCCTGATTATCCTTTGTTG
This portion of the Pygocentrus nattereri isolate fPygNat1 chromosome 24, fPygNat1.pri, whole genome shotgun sequence genome encodes:
- the ino80c gene encoding INO80 complex subunit C, with amino-acid sequence MAAPSTPGSSLTGEFSSAAAGTIKLVPVLTAAQSKGKKRVASPASAQPLQTNSSKKKKVQSSSGAGQAQILVVDSADGKLLTAADICPPPAEPVSKPLPFKDPKFVHSSIGGAAAGKKNRTWKNLKQILAAERALPWKLSDPTYYNIDAPPSMKPPKKYSDISGLPANYTDPQTKLRFTSSEEFSYIRLLPTDVVAGYLALRKATCIVP